The Saccharomyces paradoxus chromosome XV, complete sequence DNA window ATGCAGTCGTTGGTGTTGCAGGTGAAGGTTTAAACGttgaacaaagaaagaggTTAACTATTGGTGTTGAATTAACTGCCAAACCAAAGCTGTTAGTCTTTTTAGATGAACCTACCTCTGGTTTGGATTCTCAGACTGCTTGGTCTATTTGTCAactaatgaaaaagttggCAAATCATGGTCAAGCAATTCTATGTACTATCCATCAGCCCTCCGCTATTTTGATGCAGGAATTTGACCGTTTACTATTTATGCAACGTGGTGGTAAAACCGTCTACTTTGGCGACTTAGGAGAAGGTTGTAAAACTATGATCAATTATTTTGAAAGTCACGGCGCCCATGAATGTCCTGCCGATGCCAATCCAGCTGAGTGGATGCTGGAAGTTGTCGGTGCAGCGCCCGGTTCTCATGCAAATCAAGATTATCACGAAGTTTGGAGGAGTTCTGAAGAATACAGGGCCGTTCAATCCGAATTAGATTGGATGGAGAAAGAGCTACCAAAGAAAGGCTCCTTGACTGCCGCTGAAGACCAGCACGAATTTTCTCAATcagttatttttcaaacaaaattGGTTAGCACTCGTTTATTCCAACAATACTGGAGGTCTCCCGATTACTTATGGTCCAAATTCATTTTAACtattttcaatcaattgTTCATTGGTTTCACTTTCTTCAAGGCAGGAACTTCATTGCAAGGTTTACAAAATCAAATGTTGGCAGTGTTCATGTTTACGGTTATTTTCAATCCTATTTTACAACAATACCTACCTTCTTTTGTTCAGCAAAGAGATTTGTATGAGGCCAGAGAACGCCCTTCAAgaactttttcttggatttcatttatttttgctcAAATAATTGTCGAGGTTCCATGGAATATATTGGCAGGTACTATTGCTTATTTCATCTACTACTATCCAATCGGGTTTTACTCCAACGCCTCTGCCGCTGGACAATTGCATGAAAGAGGTGCCTTGTTTTGGTTATTCTCTTGTGCGTTCTACGTTTACGTTGGCTCAATGGGTCTACTTGTCATCTCTTTCAACCAAGTTGCGGAGAGTGCTGCAAACTTAGCCTCTTTATTGTTTACTATGTCTTTGTCATTTTGTGGTGTTATGACCACCCCTAGTGCCATGCCTAGATTTTGGATATTTATGTACAGAGTGTCACCTCTGACTTACTTCATACAAGCTTTGCTGGCTGTTGGTGTTGCTAACGTAGACGTCAAGTGTGCTGATTACGAGTTACTACAATTCACACCACCATCTGGTATGACATGTGGGCAATACATGGAACCATATTTACAATTGGCGAAGACTGGTTATTTGGCTGATGAAGGTGCAACTGACACTTGCAGTTTCTGTCAAATCTCCACTACAAACGATTACTTAGCTAGTGTCAACTCTTACTACAGTGAAAGATGGAGAAATTATGGTATCTTCATTTGTTACATTGCATTCAATTATATCGCTGGTATATTTTTCTACTGGCTAGCAAGAGTGCCAAAGAAGAACGGTAAACTCTCCAAGAAATGATACACTTTTGAATTCGGTTAAGATACCACACAATATGGactttttttaaacaaCTTTACATAAACACTACATATATAGGTgcataataataagttttttttttttttcttaattcaGCGAGTTTTCTGTGTTTTAACTTAATCTCTGCTCTAATAAACCAATGCTCACTGTCCGAAAAAATTCCGAGAATTTTGCTTCTAGGTTATCTCAtcagtatttttttcgaCAGGCATCAGTATATAGTATAAAAACATTATTTCTCAACTGTGTTCTACGgttaaaaagaaaggcCGCGATGACCATACGTAAAATACAGGATATTCCCTACTGTTATCCGTCCGAATGGCCAACCGTCTCCTCATATATGGGCTTATTTTGTGGGTTAGTATAATCGGATCTTTTGCATTAGATAGGAACAAAACTGCTCAAAATGCCAAGATAGGCCTACATGATACGACTGTGATCACCAGTGCAGCTACAATGAATATGCGGAAGGATTGTGCTTCACCACTATCCACCGGTTCTTTAAAAACCCATGCTTTTAGACAGCCTTCTAGAGTTGAAATACGGCATGCTGAAATACAGGAAAATGGTGAGAAGAAAGAGCGAGGTGCACTAACACAGCCTGCAACCACAAGGAAGCCGAGCGATTCGAGTAATTCATTTCTGTCGTTCGACGAATGGAAAAAGGTCAAGTCAAAAGAGCATTCATCAAGCCCTGAACGTCATCCTAGTCGAATGAGGGAGCCAGTCGATCCCTCATgttataaagaaaaagaatgcaTAGGAGAGGAGTTGGAAATCGATTTGGGATTTTTGACGAACAAACACGAATGGAGTGAGGGAGAAGGGAACCAAAAAAGTTCTAACGAGGAGAAGGATATATCAAAAGTTTACAAGAAACAATTCAACTATGCATCCTTGGATTGCGCTGCAACAATTGTAAAAAGCAATCCAGAAGCCATTGGAGCCACTTCTACGTTAATTGAAAGCAAAGATAAGTACCTGCTGAATCCCTGTTCAGCCCTTCAGCAATTCGTTGTTATTGAGCTTTGTGAAGATATCCTGgtggaagaaattgatattGCCAATTACGAATTCTTTTCATCGACCTTCAAGAAATTTAGAGTATCTGTTTCTGATAGAATGCCGGTGGTCGATAACGAATGGACCATATTAGGGGAATTCGAAGCAGAAAATTCAAGAGAATTAcaaaagtttcaaataCATAACCCCCAGATCTGGGCAAGTTATTTGAAGATTGAAATTCTATCCCATTATGACGACGAATTCTATTGTCCCATATCCTTGATTAAAGCATATGGTAAAACCATGATGGATGAATTTAAGATCGATCAACTCAAAGCTCAAGAGGACAAAGAACAATCCATAGCTGCTAAGAATATAGACAATTTGAATGAACAAAATATCCAAGACGGATGCAACAATATAGAAACCCACTTAGAGGCTCTGAATGCAAGCACTGTGTCAGATATAGCTGGTGTATTATCGTGTACTTCAAAGCTCATTCCCTTGAAATTcgatgaattttttaagGAAGTAAACGCATCCTTTTGTCCTCCTAAGCAAATAATATCATCATATTCTTCAGCTGTTCCTGTAATTCCAGAAGAATCcattttcaagaatatCATGAAAAGATTGTCGCAGCTGGAGACAAATTCTAGCTTGACAGTTTCTTACATTGAAGAACAGAGCAAACTACTATCTAGATCGTTTGAACAACTTGAAAAGGCTCATGAAGCAAAGTTCGGCCATCTTGTCACCATATTCAACGAAACAATGATGAGTAATCTAGATCTGCTGAATAATTTTGCTAATCAACTGAAAGACCAATCGTTACGTATActagaagaacaaaagcTGGAAAATGACAAATTTACTAACCGCCACTTGTTGCATTTGGAGAGGCTGGAAAAGGAAGTGagttttcaaagaagaattgtTTACGCGTCGTTTTTTGCTTTCGTGGGGTTGATATCTTATCTATTAATAACAAGGGAGCTTTACTTTGAAGATTTCGAAGACGGTAAAAACGGTACTATTGAGAGGGTAGACATTGTTCAACAAGCAATCAGATGAGTCATAGAAAGCGCAcaatcatattttttatcagATTTCATTGAGCATTCACGATGAAAGAATCCACCGCCATATACAAGATGTTTCTAtaagaaatattcaaatgCTTTTATAGTTCTAATTACATTTTACATACTGTTCTAATCAGTTTCTAATAATCTATGAAGATAATTTACTGTTTCTTGAGGAGATGCTATCCAGAGGGTACATCCGGCTAATCTTGCCTTGAAATCATTTGCTGATCCCACCGGCGCAAATTGGTCACCAACATGCAAGGTTTCAGAAGGCTTGATAGGGGCTTCAGGGTTGTAGAATTGCTGCAGCGAGCGAACACCAAGGTCTTTTCCCCCAACATCACACCAAACATCACTGCCACCATCAAAACAGCTAAATTGAATTCTCCTAGATGGCGCAAAAGACTCTAAAGTGTTTTGAAGGGTTAAAActatttcttccaattgtTCTCTATCAAGTTTAACTGGAACTTGTCTTTTAGAAGCTTCATCATACCGTTCGCCAGGGACGATACCCACGGCTCTGACTTTACGAATAATAGCAATCTCTGAAGGTAGGtttaatctttttcttaacCTGTTGAGAGTCCTTTCGGCAAAGTCTAAGGTCTTCTCCACATCCTCGAGAGACCAAGCCTTCATTCTAAGTAATAGCCATTCCTCTTTGTCAATTTGTCTAAAACCAAAGTTATCTTCCTCCGGGTCTTCATAATAACGGAAAAGGTAACTCGACTCACCACCCATAATTGTTAAATTTTGCTTCCGAGTAGCCGGTATATCAGTTGAATCGTGTAATGCCACAATTAGCCCTTTCAATCTGTTCTCATAGGTTCCAGCTTCATCATATCCAGCGGCTGTGACTATTCCCACATTGATACCGCATCGCAATAGCTTAAGAATATAAGGGATTACAGGGTTAGTGTAAACAAGTGAGCCACCATCTTCATACAACGTGACATCTCCATCAAAAGTCACTAATCTCAAAATCTTACCATTGTGCAAATTTTCCTGCTTCTTAAAGTGAAAGATTTGTGCGGTGTTTAAGATATGTCTGATGTCATTAAAGCTAGGTGCCACCATTCTACGCGCAGAAATGGCCCTTTGTGAATCTT harbors:
- the SLP1 gene encoding Slp1p (similar to YOR154W), with amino-acid sequence MANRLLIYGLILWVSIIGSFALDRNKTAQNAKIGLHDTTVITSAATMNMRKDCASPLSTGSLKTHAFRQPSRVEIRHAEIQENGEKKERGALTQPATTRKPSDSSNSFLSFDEWKKVKSKEHSSSPERHPSRMREPVDPSCYKEKECIGEELEIDLGFLTNKHEWSEGEGNQKSSNEEKDISKVYKKQFNYASLDCAATIVKSNPEAIGATSTLIESKDKYLLNPCSALQQFVVIELCEDILVEEIDIANYEFFSSTFKKFRVSVSDRMPVVDNEWTILGEFEAENSRELQKFQIHNPQIWASYLKIEILSHYDDEFYCPISLIKAYGKTMMDEFKIDQLKAQEDKEQSIAAKNIDNLNEQNIQDGCNNIETHLEALNASTVSDIAGVLSCTSKLIPLKFDEFFKEVNASFCPPKQIISSYSSAVPVIPEESIFKNIMKRLSQLETNSSLTVSYIEEQSKLLSRSFEQLEKAHEAKFGHLVTIFNETMMSNLDLLNNFANQLKDQSLRILEEQKLENDKFTNRHLLHLERLEKEVSFQRRIVYASFFAFVGLISYLLITRELYFEDFEDGKNGTIERVDIVQQAIR
- the ISN1 gene encoding IMP 5'-nucleotidase (Inosine 5'-monophosphate (IMP)-specific 5'-nucleotidase~similar to YOR155C), with the protein product MSSRYRVEYHLKSHRKDEFIDWVKGLLASPFVLHAVSHEGDYNDDLATTQRVRSQYADIFKDIEGLIKDKIEFDSRNISQDEIEDGASSQSLNILGQSRLNLLVPSIGTFFTELPLEQAFLWEDSQRAISARRMVAPSFNDIRHILNTAQIFHFKKQENLHNGKILRLVTFDGDVTLYEDGGSLVYTNPVIPYILKLLRCGINVGIVTAAGYDEAGTYENRLKGLIVALHDSTDIPATRKQNLTIMGGESSYLFRYYEDPEEDNFGFRQIDKEEWLLLRMKAWSLEDVEKTLDFAERTLNRLRKRLNLPSEIAIIRKVRAVGIVPGERYDEASKRQVPVKLDREQLEEIVLTLQNTLESFAPSRRIQFSCFDGGSDVWCDVGGKDLGVRSLQQFYNPEAPIKPSETLHVGDQFAPVGSANDFKARLAGCTLWIASPQETVNYLHRLLETD